A part of Acidisarcina sp. genomic DNA contains:
- a CDS encoding FtsX-like permease family protein, with protein MNKLVLNNLLHRPLRTAISIFAVAIEVVMILSIVAIMFGMLNDQKTRVSGIGADMIVRPANASFLSGVGGAPAPVRVADVLRKVPHIQVVAPVITNLSTAGSVETIWGIDYASYNALKPFEFIAGGPFQGPNDAIIDDYYARADNGHKVGDTIKILNHDFRVSGIVEHGKGGRKFLRLDTLGSLMGSDGHATLFYLKSDNLANQELIRKEIKALPGMSEYQVQTMDEWLSLMTPAHLPAFTTALYTVIWIAVIVGFLVIFQSMYTAVMERTREIGILKSLGASKTYIVRVVLRETLVLSVAGVLLGILLAFVLRAFLSYRNPTFSFQLTAGWMLKGAAIAFAGALIGAVYPALKAAHKDPIDALAYE; from the coding sequence ATGAATAAGCTGGTCCTCAACAATCTGCTGCATCGGCCCCTGCGTACTGCCATCAGCATCTTCGCCGTCGCGATTGAAGTCGTCATGATCCTTTCCATCGTGGCCATTATGTTTGGCATGCTCAACGATCAGAAGACGCGCGTCAGCGGCATCGGCGCGGACATGATCGTGCGTCCGGCCAACGCCAGCTTCCTCAGCGGCGTCGGCGGTGCTCCGGCGCCGGTTCGCGTGGCCGATGTGCTCCGCAAGGTTCCTCATATTCAAGTCGTCGCCCCGGTCATCACGAACCTTAGTACTGCCGGATCGGTTGAGACCATCTGGGGCATCGATTACGCGAGCTACAACGCCCTCAAGCCCTTCGAATTTATTGCAGGCGGCCCGTTTCAAGGCCCCAACGATGCCATTATCGACGACTACTACGCCCGGGCGGACAATGGCCACAAGGTCGGGGACACGATCAAGATCCTCAATCACGATTTCCGGGTTTCGGGCATCGTGGAGCATGGCAAGGGAGGCCGCAAATTTTTGCGCCTCGATACGCTGGGATCTCTGATGGGCTCCGACGGACATGCAACCCTCTTCTATTTGAAGAGCGATAACCTCGCCAACCAGGAACTCATCCGCAAAGAGATCAAGGCGCTGCCAGGAATGTCGGAATATCAGGTGCAGACCATGGACGAGTGGCTCTCCCTGATGACTCCGGCGCATCTCCCCGCGTTCACTACCGCGCTCTATACCGTCATCTGGATCGCCGTTATCGTCGGCTTCCTCGTCATCTTTCAATCGATGTATACCGCGGTGATGGAGCGCACCCGGGAGATTGGCATTCTCAAGTCTCTCGGTGCGTCCAAGACCTACATTGTGCGCGTAGTGCTGCGGGAGACCCTGGTCTTGTCCGTCGCAGGCGTTCTTCTGGGAATTCTGCTGGCCTTCGTCCTGCGTGCCTTTCTCAGCTATCGCAATCCAACCTTCAGCTTCCAACTCACCGCCGGGTGGATGCTGAAAGGGGCCGCGATTGCCTTTGCCGGAGCCCTGATTGGCGCGGTCTACCCCGCACTCAAGGCTGCTCACAAGGATCCGATCGACGCCCTGGCATACGAATAG
- a CDS encoding glycosyltransferase family 39 protein → MKFKKLLLYSWIAAIAIFASMHFSNLRADFPNYSRWMDWSKYTDEGWYGNAAIEYFVRGSWFVPGDFNCAAALPVWPFLEWILFHFTGVSLQAARALAVSLFVCNLVLAYALLRANSERWVALLGTSLIAASSFFFCFSRLAILEPLLICLTLLSLLIAGRAAATTAQGRRLGLAALMGVLYCLMVLTKTTALFLLPAILYALWYPQRKNLANFLRSAAAMGATAGLLFSAYFAMVVRHNYLQDYRYLFLVNVYTKPTTILGWIVTFYYSVHGALWVDRTLVLLALAMVVTSLLIARSLWSNPLFVSSLLAVAGYFFFIGFHNNMQPRYYAVVAVFVFFIVALAAAALLRANRAIGSVAVAVIVFSLVRNAQETIRFVRQPEFTFVNAARDLTRYMDAHPNGNRLLLSISGNDITLITGLPSICDDFGTLDLPSRLQKYQPGYYAAWNDLDPGTLEDLHTQYWLEQVATFPAFDDSDRNQLVLFKLHPRPADNPDVADLIRVPIE, encoded by the coding sequence ATGAAGTTTAAGAAACTACTGCTGTATTCCTGGATAGCCGCGATCGCAATTTTCGCCAGCATGCACTTCTCCAATCTCCGCGCGGACTTTCCCAATTATTCGCGCTGGATGGACTGGTCGAAGTACACCGACGAAGGATGGTATGGCAATGCCGCCATCGAATACTTCGTCCGTGGCTCATGGTTCGTTCCCGGAGACTTTAATTGTGCTGCGGCCCTTCCCGTCTGGCCCTTTCTGGAGTGGATTCTGTTTCACTTCACCGGAGTCAGCCTTCAGGCAGCGCGTGCCCTTGCCGTCTCGCTCTTTGTCTGCAATCTCGTACTCGCCTATGCGCTGTTGCGCGCCAATTCGGAGCGCTGGGTTGCGCTGCTCGGCACATCGCTGATTGCTGCCAGCTCCTTCTTCTTCTGCTTCAGCCGTCTTGCCATTCTGGAGCCGCTGCTTATTTGCCTTACACTCCTCAGCCTGCTCATCGCCGGCCGTGCCGCCGCGACAACTGCTCAGGGCCGCAGGCTGGGTCTGGCGGCTCTCATGGGCGTGCTGTATTGCCTCATGGTCCTTACCAAGACGACCGCTCTCTTTCTTCTGCCCGCGATCCTCTATGCACTGTGGTATCCGCAGCGGAAGAACCTTGCGAACTTCCTTCGCTCCGCCGCGGCCATGGGTGCCACTGCCGGCTTGCTGTTCAGCGCATACTTCGCGATGGTGGTGCGGCACAACTATTTGCAGGATTACCGCTATCTCTTTTTGGTCAACGTCTATACCAAGCCCACCACAATCCTCGGCTGGATCGTCACCTTCTATTACTCCGTTCACGGTGCTCTCTGGGTGGATCGAACCCTGGTGCTGCTGGCCCTGGCCATGGTGGTGACCTCTCTATTGATTGCGCGCTCGCTTTGGAGCAACCCGCTGTTTGTTTCGTCTCTGCTTGCCGTGGCGGGTTACTTCTTCTTTATTGGTTTCCATAACAACATGCAGCCCCGGTACTACGCTGTGGTGGCGGTCTTCGTGTTCTTTATTGTGGCGCTAGCGGCAGCAGCGTTGCTGCGTGCCAACCGGGCCATCGGGAGCGTTGCCGTCGCTGTCATCGTGTTCTCTCTTGTGAGAAATGCGCAGGAGACGATCCGCTTTGTCCGTCAACCCGAGTTCACCTTTGTGAACGCTGCCCGCGACCTGACGCGTTATATGGACGCGCATCCCAACGGGAATCGCCTCCTGCTGTCGATCAGCGGAAACGACATCACATTAATCACCGGATTGCCCAGCATCTGCGATGACTTCGGCACGCTCGATCTGCCCAGCCGGCTGCAGAAGTATCAGCCTGGATATTACGCAGCATGGAACGACCTCGATCCAGGTACCCTCGAAGATCTGCATACCCAGTACTGGCTGGAGCAGGTCGCCACTTTTCCTGCCTTTGACGACTCTGACCGCAATCAACTGGTCCTCTTCAAGCTCCATCCACGGCCCGCCGATAATCCCGACGTTGCTGACCTGATTCGCGTTCCCATTGAGTAG
- a CDS encoding sodium-translocating pyrophosphatase — translation MSVAAWVWFFLTVSALSLVVAWLFTREVLAADSGTPEMQKIASAIKKGAEAFLRRQYTTIYSFSVVLAILLFSLYFYEKGFGLAWKMAVSFFAGAICSGLAGFSGMFVSIRANLRAAAAARSSVNRAMQLALRGGAVTGLSVVALSLLGVGLIFLAFGGMKNPQTVPYQIVGFGFGASFVALFAQLGGGIYTKAADVGADLVGKVEAGIPEDDPRNPAVIADLVGDNVGDCAGRGADLFESTAAENIGAMILSVALFGKFGILGIFFPFVARAFGLIASILGILSVRLKNEEEDPMSALNRGYLVTTCLAVIGFYVAVRFLLHNNLWFFAAGVIGMANSYVFVWITQYYTEYRYRPVASIAKSSLTGPATNIITGLAVGMESTAAPVIAISAAILGSYYCGLHGLPGVRGAGLFGTAIATMGMLATAAYILAMDTFGPITDNAGGIIEMSGAPEEVRTRTDRLDSVGNTTKALTKGYAIGSAALAAFLLFSAYIDEINELITQKYGQLNALGVKVVDESLLLTKVDISKPAVFVACLIAAALVILFSSLAIKAVGAAAQTVIQEVRRQFREHPGIMENTEEPDYGACVDLVTKGALKQMVAPGLLAVGVPIVVGVTFRLFISPEDPTLAAEAVAGLLMVGTIVGILFATFMNNGGGAWDNAKKFIETGQYGGKRSEAHKAAVVGDTVGDPFKDTAGPSIHVLIKLLCTVAFVMAPLFLK, via the coding sequence GTGTCCGTAGCTGCATGGGTATGGTTCTTTTTGACAGTAAGTGCCCTATCGCTTGTTGTCGCCTGGTTGTTCACACGTGAAGTTCTTGCCGCCGATTCTGGCACTCCCGAAATGCAAAAAATCGCAAGCGCGATTAAAAAGGGAGCCGAAGCTTTCCTTCGCCGCCAATACACCACCATTTACAGCTTCAGCGTCGTTCTCGCCATCCTGCTCTTTTCGCTTTACTTCTATGAGAAGGGTTTCGGCCTGGCATGGAAGATGGCCGTCTCCTTCTTCGCCGGCGCCATCTGCTCCGGTCTTGCTGGTTTCTCCGGAATGTTCGTCTCCATCCGCGCCAATCTGCGCGCGGCGGCGGCGGCTCGCTCTTCCGTCAATCGTGCTATGCAGCTTGCGCTTCGTGGCGGTGCGGTCACCGGCCTTTCCGTCGTCGCGCTCTCGCTGCTTGGCGTTGGCCTTATCTTTCTCGCTTTCGGCGGCATGAAGAATCCGCAGACGGTTCCTTACCAGATTGTCGGCTTCGGCTTCGGCGCCAGCTTTGTCGCGCTCTTTGCGCAGCTCGGTGGCGGAATCTACACCAAGGCCGCTGATGTAGGCGCCGACCTCGTAGGCAAGGTGGAAGCCGGTATTCCGGAAGACGATCCCCGCAATCCTGCTGTGATCGCCGATCTGGTTGGCGATAACGTGGGCGACTGCGCGGGCCGCGGTGCGGACCTGTTCGAATCCACCGCTGCGGAAAACATCGGCGCCATGATTCTCTCTGTTGCGCTCTTTGGCAAATTCGGAATCCTGGGCATCTTCTTCCCGTTCGTGGCTCGCGCCTTCGGCCTCATCGCATCGATCCTTGGCATTCTCTCCGTTCGCCTCAAGAACGAAGAGGAGGACCCGATGTCCGCTCTCAATCGCGGTTACCTGGTCACCACCTGCCTCGCTGTCATCGGCTTCTACGTGGCGGTGCGCTTCCTGCTGCATAACAATCTGTGGTTCTTTGCCGCGGGCGTTATCGGCATGGCCAACAGCTACGTATTTGTCTGGATCACGCAGTACTACACCGAGTATCGCTACCGTCCTGTGGCATCGATTGCCAAGTCCTCGCTGACCGGCCCGGCAACCAACATCATCACTGGGCTCGCCGTCGGCATGGAGTCCACTGCGGCTCCGGTGATTGCTATCTCTGCGGCAATCCTCGGGTCATATTACTGCGGGCTGCATGGGCTGCCTGGGGTGCGCGGAGCAGGTCTCTTTGGCACCGCGATCGCCACCATGGGCATGCTGGCCACTGCTGCGTACATCCTGGCGATGGATACCTTTGGGCCCATCACCGATAATGCTGGCGGCATCATTGAGATGTCCGGCGCGCCGGAAGAAGTCCGCACCCGCACCGACCGTCTTGACTCCGTCGGTAATACCACCAAGGCCCTCACCAAGGGATATGCCATCGGCTCCGCTGCGCTGGCCGCATTCCTTCTTTTCTCTGCTTATATCGATGAAATCAACGAGCTCATTACCCAGAAGTATGGGCAGCTCAATGCACTTGGCGTAAAAGTGGTGGATGAATCCCTTCTGCTGACCAAGGTCGATATTTCCAAGCCGGCTGTCTTTGTCGCCTGCCTGATTGCCGCAGCGCTGGTTATCCTCTTCAGCTCCTTGGCGATCAAGGCCGTCGGCGCTGCCGCGCAAACCGTTATCCAGGAAGTTCGCCGCCAGTTTCGTGAACATCCCGGCATCATGGAGAACACGGAAGAGCCAGACTACGGCGCCTGCGTCGACCTGGTGACCAAAGGCGCGCTCAAGCAGATGGTCGCTCCCGGCCTGCTGGCTGTCGGCGTGCCAATCGTGGTCGGCGTCACCTTCCGCCTGTTCATCAGCCCTGAAGATCCAACCCTGGCAGCCGAGGCTGTAGCCGGACTGCTCATGGTTGGAACCATTGTAGGTATCCTCTTTGCCACCTTTATGAACAACGGCGGCGGCGCATGGGATAACGCAAAGAAGTTTATTGAAACCGGCCAGTATGGCGGCAAGCGCTCGGAGGCCCACAAGGCAGCCGTCGTAGGAGACACGGTCGGCGATCCCTTCAAGGACACTGCCGGTCCGTCGATCCACGTGCTTATCAAGCTGCTTTGCACCGTCGCATTTGTAATGGCTCCGCTGTTCCTGAAATAG
- a CDS encoding MerR family transcriptional regulator: MTISELARSCSLSRTTVLYYESIGLLRVASRSPGNYRQYTDADLDRLKQICVYRTAGLSLASIRSLLQQKETNAAAILKRRLLELDEEIEHLRQNQKAILQLLRAEEFASRTEMINKEKWVSIMKAAGFTEQDMQRWHHEFEKNAPEEHQEFLQFLHIPAREIASIRAASR; encoded by the coding sequence ATGACTATCTCTGAACTAGCTCGAAGCTGCTCCCTTTCTCGGACGACGGTTCTGTATTACGAGTCGATCGGACTGCTGCGTGTGGCGTCGCGCTCCCCCGGCAACTACCGCCAGTACACTGACGCCGATCTGGATCGCTTAAAACAGATCTGCGTTTACCGCACAGCCGGCCTGTCGCTCGCCAGCATCCGCTCCCTGCTGCAGCAGAAGGAGACGAATGCTGCTGCCATTCTCAAGCGCCGCCTGCTCGAACTGGATGAAGAGATAGAGCATTTACGCCAAAATCAAAAAGCAATCCTCCAGCTCCTTCGAGCTGAGGAGTTTGCATCGAGGACAGAAATGATCAACAAGGAAAAGTGGGTCTCCATCATGAAAGCGGCGGGGTTCACGGAGCAGGATATGCAGCGGTGGCACCACGAGTTCGAGAAAAACGCACCGGAAGAGCACCAGGAATTTCTGCAATTCCTCCATATTCCGGCGCGGGAGATCGCTTCCATTCGTGCGGCAAGCCGTTAG
- the metK gene encoding methionine adenosyltransferase yields MSSKDRFLFTSESVTEGHPDKIADQISDAILDACLEQDNYSRVACETLTATGLVVIAGEITTKAYVDLQSLVRGVVAAIGYDNALYGFDSNTCAVISTINKQSGDIAQGVDTGGAGDQGMMFGYASNENEDYMPTPIALAHALTRRLTEVRKSGLLSYLRPDGKSQVTVEYDENNKPVRIDAVVISSQHSDTVTNEQLHADILKHVIQAVLPAKLLDENTKYHINPTGRFVIGGPMGDTGLTGRKIIVDTYGGMGRHGGGAFSGKDPTKVDRSAAYMARYIAKNIVAAGLAERCEVQLAYAIGVAEPVSVLVETFGTGKLESTQLQELVRANFSLTPKGIIESLNLRRPIYRQTAAYGHFGRKGPDFTWEATDKVAALREQAALKAGAAAK; encoded by the coding sequence TTGTCTTCAAAAGACCGCTTTTTGTTTACATCTGAATCGGTAACGGAAGGTCATCCTGACAAAATTGCCGATCAAATCTCGGATGCGATTCTGGATGCCTGTCTCGAGCAGGACAACTATAGCCGAGTAGCCTGCGAAACTCTGACCGCGACCGGTCTGGTAGTGATCGCCGGCGAGATTACCACCAAGGCTTATGTCGATTTACAGTCGCTGGTTCGCGGTGTCGTGGCTGCTATTGGCTACGACAATGCACTTTATGGATTCGACTCCAACACCTGCGCAGTCATCTCGACGATCAATAAGCAGTCTGGCGATATTGCGCAAGGCGTGGATACAGGCGGCGCAGGCGATCAGGGCATGATGTTCGGCTATGCCTCCAACGAGAATGAAGACTACATGCCGACGCCCATTGCGCTGGCTCACGCGTTGACGCGGCGCCTGACGGAAGTTCGCAAGAGCGGCCTGCTCTCCTACCTGCGGCCCGACGGCAAGAGCCAGGTAACGGTGGAGTACGACGAGAACAACAAGCCGGTGCGCATCGACGCTGTGGTTATCTCTTCGCAGCATTCGGACACGGTGACGAACGAACAGCTTCACGCCGATATTCTGAAGCACGTTATTCAGGCAGTTCTGCCCGCGAAGCTTCTGGACGAGAACACGAAGTATCACATCAATCCCACGGGCCGATTTGTGATTGGTGGCCCCATGGGCGACACCGGTCTGACAGGCCGCAAGATCATCGTCGACACCTACGGCGGAATGGGCCGTCACGGTGGTGGCGCATTCAGCGGCAAGGATCCGACAAAGGTGGATCGCTCCGCGGCCTACATGGCGCGCTATATCGCGAAGAATATCGTGGCTGCCGGCCTGGCCGAGCGCTGCGAAGTTCAGCTTGCCTATGCCATCGGCGTAGCGGAGCCGGTGAGCGTGCTGGTGGAAACATTCGGCACCGGTAAGCTGGAATCAACGCAACTGCAGGAGCTGGTACGGGCAAACTTCAGCCTGACACCAAAGGGCATTATCGAAAGCCTGAACCTGCGTCGCCCCATTTATCGCCAGACCGCTGCCTATGGCCACTTCGGCCGCAAGGGACCTGATTTTACCTGGGAAGCAACCGATAAGGTCGCGGCACTGCGGGAGCAGGCTGCGCTGAAGGCGGGAGCAGCAGCGAAGTAA
- a CDS encoding metalloregulator ArsR/SmtB family transcription factor → MKSILKSLRILSDANRLRVLLLVEREELSVAELQEILGMGQSTLSTHLSQLKQAGLVEDRRTGKNILYRLKQENGAADKADVVSQLIPLLKQAAREVPESRQDSAALKLVLRKRQDKTRAFFDEMAGRFGREYIPGRSWKGFAEALLLLMPPMRIADLGAGEGTFSLLLAQRATQVIAVDNSQKMVEFGTQLGRRQGAKTLEYRQGDLEDVPIADASMDLALFSQSLHHAIHPERAIAEAFRILKPQGRIVVLDLGKHRFEEARELYADLWLGFSEVELEALLHKAGFQSVLTSIVHKEAEAPHFQTILAVGDKPAS, encoded by the coding sequence ATGAAGTCAATTCTCAAGTCCCTGCGAATTCTCTCCGACGCGAACCGCCTCCGCGTCCTGCTCCTGGTCGAACGCGAAGAGCTCTCTGTCGCGGAGTTGCAGGAGATCCTCGGCATGGGCCAGAGCACTCTTTCCACGCATCTCTCCCAGCTCAAGCAGGCAGGTCTTGTGGAAGACCGTCGCACCGGGAAGAACATTCTCTACCGCCTGAAGCAGGAGAATGGCGCTGCCGACAAAGCCGATGTCGTGAGCCAGTTGATTCCGCTCCTCAAGCAGGCTGCCCGCGAAGTTCCCGAGTCTCGCCAGGACAGCGCTGCGCTCAAACTCGTGTTGCGCAAGCGGCAGGATAAGACCCGTGCCTTCTTTGATGAGATGGCTGGCCGCTTTGGCCGCGAATACATCCCCGGCCGCTCGTGGAAAGGATTTGCCGAAGCGCTGTTGCTCCTGATGCCGCCGATGCGAATCGCCGATCTTGGAGCGGGGGAGGGAACCTTTTCGCTGCTTCTGGCGCAGCGTGCCACGCAGGTGATCGCCGTCGACAACTCGCAGAAGATGGTGGAGTTTGGCACCCAGCTCGGCCGCCGCCAGGGAGCGAAGACTCTCGAATATCGCCAGGGGGATCTTGAGGATGTGCCCATCGCGGATGCCTCCATGGATCTCGCGCTCTTCAGCCAGTCGCTGCATCACGCCATTCACCCCGAGCGCGCAATTGCCGAGGCTTTCCGCATCCTCAAGCCACAGGGCCGTATCGTCGTGCTGGACCTGGGCAAGCATCGCTTTGAGGAAGCCCGCGAACTATACGCCGATCTCTGGCTGGGCTTCAGCGAGGTGGAACTGGAGGCATTGCTGCACAAGGCCGGCTTCCAGAGTGTGCTTACCTCCATTGTTCATAAGGAGGCTGAAGCGCCGCACTTCCAAACCATTCTTGCTGTTGGAGACAAGCCCGCGTCCTGA
- the ada gene encoding bifunctional DNA-binding transcriptional regulator/O6-methylguanine-DNA methyltransferase Ada — protein MGVSSGVWEQAWKMVEARSAAAMFVYAVRTTGIYCRPSCPSRRPLKTSVRFFATSELAERAGYRACKRCRPSENHPQHQLLTAACEYLEEHMEETVKLEALGKLLSLSPFHAQRLFRQALGITPKQYQQARRMERFREQLLLKDSVTEAVYEAGFSSSSRVYEQATAQMGMTPTTYREGAKGMAIRFCIHDCTLGKILVAVTPVGICSIALGGLESELEEALRERFPRAELARDDAGLGNTVIQVLSQMSEHPLTLSLPLDIRATAFQTRVWQALQRIPRGETRSYAEVAREIGQPTAVRAVARACASNPVALAIPCHRVVGSDGKLTGYRWGVERKRKLLEAERSAAVLAHSRI, from the coding sequence ATGGGCGTCTCGTCTGGAGTATGGGAACAGGCATGGAAGATGGTAGAGGCGCGCAGCGCGGCAGCGATGTTTGTCTACGCCGTGCGGACGACGGGAATCTACTGCCGGCCTTCATGCCCCAGCCGCCGCCCGCTCAAGACATCGGTGCGCTTCTTTGCTACCAGCGAGTTGGCGGAGCGCGCCGGCTACCGCGCCTGCAAACGGTGCCGTCCTTCCGAGAATCATCCTCAGCACCAACTGCTGACTGCCGCCTGCGAATACCTGGAAGAGCACATGGAGGAGACGGTGAAGCTCGAAGCGTTGGGGAAGCTCCTAAGCTTAAGCCCATTTCATGCGCAGCGGCTCTTTCGGCAGGCACTGGGGATTACGCCGAAGCAGTACCAGCAGGCTCGCCGGATGGAGCGCTTTCGCGAACAACTGCTGCTCAAAGACAGCGTGACCGAAGCTGTGTACGAGGCGGGATTCAGTTCCAGCAGCCGCGTCTATGAGCAGGCCACGGCGCAGATGGGCATGACCCCGACTACGTATCGAGAGGGAGCCAAGGGAATGGCGATTCGCTTCTGCATTCACGATTGCACGCTGGGCAAGATCCTGGTCGCCGTGACTCCCGTGGGAATCTGTTCGATCGCCCTTGGCGGGCTGGAGAGTGAACTGGAAGAGGCTCTGCGCGAGCGCTTTCCCCGGGCCGAGTTAGCTCGCGACGATGCCGGGCTGGGGAACACGGTGATCCAGGTGCTGTCGCAGATGAGCGAGCATCCGCTGACGCTGTCACTGCCGCTGGATATCCGCGCGACGGCTTTCCAGACTCGCGTGTGGCAGGCGCTGCAGCGGATTCCGCGAGGCGAGACGCGCAGCTATGCGGAGGTTGCACGCGAGATCGGACAGCCAACCGCAGTGCGTGCGGTGGCGCGGGCCTGCGCTTCCAATCCGGTCGCGCTGGCCATTCCCTGCCACCGCGTCGTGGGGAGCGACGGCAAATTGACGGGATATCGCTGGGGGGTGGAGCGCAAGCGGAAACTGCTCGAAGCCGAGCGCTCTGCCGCTGTATTGGCGCACTCGCGAATTTAG
- the ahcY gene encoding adenosylhomocysteinase, with product MATATADRTNTEFKVADLALADWGRKEITIAEQEMPGLMSIRRKYAAAKPLAGVRVTGSLHMTIQTAVLIETLVELGATVRWASCNIFSTQDHAAAAIAAAGVPVFAWKGESLEEYWWCTYQALSHSSGKGPELVVDDGGDVTLLIHKGYELEDGDGWVNTASSNHEEQVIKDLLKKVHAEDPQHWHKVVKEWRGVSEETTTGVHRLYKMKEQGKLLVPAINVNDSVTKSKFDNLYGCRESLVDGIKRATDVMVAGKVAVICGYGDVGKGSSQSLRGLGARVVVTEIDPINALQAAMEGYEVARVEDTLGRADIYVTCTGNVDILTLEHMKAMKDQAIVCNIGHFDNEIQIDRLNNEAGVVKTTIKPQVDQYTFPDGHSIFVLAEGRLVNLGCATGHPSFVMSNSFSNQTLAALDLWKNKDTYKVDVYTLPKKLDEEVARLHLEKIGVKLTTLSEKQAEYLGVPVEGPFKAETYRY from the coding sequence ATGGCAACCGCAACCGCGGATCGCACGAACACCGAATTCAAGGTGGCCGACCTGGCGCTGGCCGATTGGGGCCGCAAGGAAATAACGATTGCCGAGCAGGAAATGCCCGGACTGATGTCGATTCGGCGGAAGTATGCCGCGGCCAAGCCCCTGGCTGGCGTGCGCGTGACCGGATCGCTGCACATGACGATCCAGACAGCGGTGCTGATTGAGACGCTGGTGGAGCTGGGCGCGACCGTGCGCTGGGCGAGCTGCAACATCTTCTCGACACAAGACCATGCGGCGGCGGCGATCGCGGCGGCTGGCGTGCCGGTATTTGCGTGGAAGGGTGAATCGCTCGAAGAGTACTGGTGGTGCACCTATCAGGCGCTGAGCCACAGCAGCGGCAAGGGACCGGAACTGGTCGTGGACGATGGCGGCGACGTAACGCTGCTGATCCACAAGGGCTATGAACTGGAAGACGGCGATGGCTGGGTAAACACGGCATCTTCCAACCATGAAGAGCAGGTAATCAAGGACCTGCTGAAGAAAGTGCATGCGGAGGATCCGCAGCACTGGCACAAAGTCGTGAAGGAGTGGCGCGGCGTTTCGGAAGAGACGACGACAGGCGTTCACCGGCTTTACAAGATGAAGGAGCAGGGCAAGCTGCTGGTTCCGGCAATCAATGTAAATGACTCGGTGACGAAGTCGAAATTCGACAACCTGTATGGTTGCCGCGAATCCCTGGTAGACGGCATCAAGCGAGCGACGGATGTGATGGTGGCGGGCAAGGTTGCGGTGATCTGCGGCTATGGCGATGTGGGGAAGGGTTCGTCACAATCGCTGCGTGGTCTGGGTGCGCGCGTCGTGGTCACGGAGATTGATCCCATCAACGCGCTGCAGGCAGCGATGGAGGGCTACGAAGTTGCCAGGGTGGAGGACACTCTGGGACGAGCCGATATCTACGTAACCTGCACCGGGAACGTGGATATCCTGACGCTGGAACACATGAAGGCGATGAAGGATCAGGCGATCGTCTGCAACATTGGCCACTTTGATAATGAAATTCAGATTGACCGGCTGAACAACGAGGCAGGTGTCGTCAAGACGACCATCAAGCCACAGGTGGATCAATACACCTTCCCTGACGGACACAGTATTTTTGTGCTGGCGGAAGGCCGGCTGGTGAACCTGGGCTGCGCGACCGGGCACCCCAGCTTTGTGATGAGCAACAGCTTTTCCAACCAGACGCTGGCTGCGCTGGATCTGTGGAAGAACAAAGATACTTACAAGGTGGATGTGTATACGCTTCCGAAGAAACTGGATGAGGAAGTCGCTCGTCTGCATCTGGAGAAGATCGGCGTTAAGCTGACGACACTGTCCGAGAAGCAGGCCGAATACCTCGGCGTTCCAGTAGAGGGGCCTTTCAAGGCAGAGACTTACCGCTACTAG
- a CDS encoding helix-turn-helix domain-containing protein, producing MEHFGEELKRERESRGIGLQEITAATKISSRHLVALEDEKFRQLPGGVFNKGIVRGYARVVGLDEDTWVNRYLTAYQQSGAICDDDISWFAFAENVSKARPGKRDRSAERLRWAGVFVLLTVLAVAAYFVYGYVHQRLTALPVHAAEQSTLVLGDGHLSRIATFPGCRA from the coding sequence ATGGAGCATTTCGGCGAAGAACTGAAACGAGAGCGGGAATCCCGCGGTATCGGACTGCAGGAGATCACGGCGGCTACCAAGATTAGTAGCCGGCACTTGGTGGCTCTGGAGGACGAAAAGTTCCGTCAACTCCCCGGCGGCGTCTTCAACAAGGGCATCGTGCGCGGCTATGCGCGCGTTGTGGGCCTGGATGAGGACACATGGGTGAATCGCTACCTCACCGCCTATCAGCAGAGCGGCGCTATCTGCGACGACGATATCAGTTGGTTTGCCTTTGCCGAGAATGTCAGCAAAGCACGCCCAGGAAAGCGGGATCGCTCTGCGGAGAGGCTTCGCTGGGCTGGCGTATTTGTGTTGTTGACGGTGCTGGCTGTCGCAGCCTATTTCGTCTATGGATATGTACACCAGCGCCTGACGGCGCTGCCGGTGCACGCTGCCGAGCAAAGCACCTTAGTCCTGGGCGACGGCCACCTTTCGCGGATCGCGACGTTTCCTGGTTGCCGGGCGTAA